The Agelaius phoeniceus isolate bAgePho1 chromosome 26, bAgePho1.hap1, whole genome shotgun sequence genome has a window encoding:
- the GPR179 gene encoding putative G-protein coupled receptor 179 isoform X10, translating into MGPCRWPLLWGLHAVLVLAAGQRPQERPPRPAGWSPAPSSSWAPTAEPGAPGDGEGSAAALAFLRTGDAERLARANCSGGVAAGAPGPGPPPALRAALRAAPEALAHAANFLNMLFQTNDIREASVAEDVEWYQALVRSLAEGHPWVRRAVLALDAHPLAPKPRLMLQATRGDGQILLQDVSSAAPSLGNLSWDNEWFNALKSQRVPALRKRVLSNDLRSLETPKWQRGDSYVGDPGHVRWSPPFLECREGRFLPTWAVTLSSAFYGLKPDLSPEFKGVVRVDVELRDVAIDQCSSGPGWFSDTHRCDPNSTQCVPQESRGFVLGRYLCRCKPGFYGTDGVASSAWAGVAGTDGGSRLGCRPCRPGCATCEDDTPCLIQEDQVLRAAVLSCQACCMLAIFLSMLVSYHFRRSKRIRTSGIILLETILFGSLLLYFPVFILYFKPSIFRCIVLRWVRMLGFAIVYGTITLKLYRVLKVFLSRTAQRAPYVSSGRVLRMLAPILLLVLWFLAAWTIGMLENARKNIPLVVRAQTSRGLRFSLCGHDCWDYMMVIAEMLFLLWGSFLCYATRAVPSAFHEPRYMGIALHNELMVSATFHVVRFLIVPSLHPDWTLLLFFAHTHGTITMTLALLFIPKFLHTGSPLREEITAEVYEDELDMRRSGSCMNSSIASAWSEHSLDPDDIREELKKLYRQLEVHKTWRMATNNPHLAKKRSSRRSLARSILRRSGAELAESASRRSSAGDRDRAGTPSRRSSSAKRLVDAAGTGPRMRDESSRRRSSALRKSRSSEGPPREPRRGSRSPSPPEEPPPAAAADPEQSDSDSLDAAPLLCKSASAQNLAGHWQRPPGRAPPLQKSHSVVSGAREAALLAARRASREQWHGGRHLSAPAPGVASGTATPPSPAERGPQEDAAPPGDAKGHKHVTYAPIKSVSVDSAHPARKVRVTVKKTPPAPPVRYQSLQRSGTLGDGPEPPPGPPARAGEAQGTAGPDPERASPPAGTGRPLAPSASAAHVCPWELVQDEILGRKQKAAEAAESGTPGDAAAATPGPKPPPTKSFRSLGLAIKALNRSRGKSVPKGKSEGSLRKRGSSRREKCGLAEASAVSLGGGSPDGSGQSLEVPALQHNNNAATAGEAAGWGDSGTGGQRDSPAAATGGGDKAAEEPRAARANAGTALEPPSAGHQGAECPPEVARVQPREGDQAPAADLQEDVPGVAAEEGTLEELEGTSGSCQPREEQPREEQPPAKPSPSSVRGPRPPGWPGTPAGRGALLRQAAIAPREDGGTPESPEKALEEGSGQAEPERGPGRSGSGAGSAQGELSAGGTRGDPSSKAGICPGKGGSEGDSQRSPGMEKPAGPLKVASEQAEGRRAEVCPWESREQGRSVRAEICPWDTEGALPEQGSPRSGEGVEQPGMGLAGKPPALPKPSSQRAGTTQSKKANICPWEVEDEPRPKPEICPWEEAAAPSGKERLRQDTRGTPKGEEKVGSGAPEKGKQPPAKPLPKFPSGRSQSLEKAEICPWESQGSKSSDKAEICPWESQDSKCSDKAEICPWEVESSGRAGICPWEAAEPPCQQPKAQPVPAGGPKRIRRQAALGSPERPRDSRDRASVCPGESLDTPQPPAKPQSGSSALPRAPAGKSPSSEKAEICPWESQGSKCSDKAEICPWESQGSKSSDKAEICPWEVAEPQLEKGTAPGKEKLPPREASKAVEKGRESICPWESQDVEQPQAKPQTGSSALPKAPSGKSQSSEKAEICPWETESSSKAEICPWEAAEPQLEKGTAPGKEKLPPKEASKAVEKGSRARESICPWESLDTEELSLKSAAGKEPSKKSSSTESRKSAICPWEAAEPIGLEEEMSQAGVQPQGAQRGSPAGMGQPGASAVSPTLVEKCRGRSQGEGEHKPLCRLLPSMQHPGLGSSSSPGAGLAEVCPWDAGEAPAAPARPRLGMRKSSEVWEEESTEPSQTRPGQGRARDGDGE; encoded by the exons ATGGGGCCGTGCCGGTGGCCGCTGCTCTGGGGCTTGCACGCCGTGCTGGTGCTCGCGGCGGGGCAGCGCCCGCAGGAGAGACCCCCGCGCCCGGCGGGATGGTCCCCGGCCCCCTCATCGTCGTGGGCGCCCACCGCGGAGCCGGGAGCGCCGGGGGACGGCGAGGGCTCGGCGGCAGCGCTGGCGTTCCTGCGCACGGGcgatgccgagcgcctggcccGGGCCAACTGCAGCGGGGGTGTCGCGGCGGGGGCCCCCGGGCCCGGGCCCCCCCCGGCGCTGCGGGCGGCCCTGCGAGCCGCCCCCGAGGCGCTGGCCCACGCCGCCAACTTCCTCAACATGCTCTTCCAGACCAACGACATCCGCGAGGCCAGCGTGGCCGAGGACGTGGAGTGGTACCAGGCGCTGGTCCGCAGCCTGGCCGAGGGGCACCCGTGGGTGCGCAGGGCGGTGCTGGCCCTCGACGCCCACCCGCTGGCCCCCAAGCCGCGGCTGATGCTGCAGGCCACCAGGGGGGACGGGCAGATCCTGCTGCAGGACGTGTCCAGCGCCGCTCCCAGCCTGGGCAACCTCAGCTGGGACAACGAGTGGTTCAACGCCCTCAAGTCGCAGCGGGTGCCGGCGCTCCGCAAGCGGGTGCTCAGCAATGACCTGCGCAGCCTGGAGACGCCCAAGTGGCAGCGGGGGGACAGCTACGTGGGGGACCCGGGCCATGTGCGCTGGTCCCCGCCGTTCCTGGAGTGCCGCGAGGGCCGCTTCCTGCCCACCTGGGCCGTCACGCTCTCCTCCGCCTTCTACGGGCTCAAGCCCGACCTCAGCCCCGAGTTCAA GGGGGTCGTGCGGGTGGACGTGGAGCTGCGGGACGTGGCCATCGACCAGTGCTCCAGCGGGCCGGGCTGGTTCTCGGACACGCATCGCTGTGACCCCAACAGCACCCAG TGTGTCCCCCAGGAGAGCCGCGGCTTCGTCCTCGGGAGGTACCTGTGCAGGTGCAAGCCGGGTTTCTATGGGACTGATGgagtggccagcagtgcctgggcag gtgtggcAGGGACAGACGGGGGGTCCCGGCTGGGGTGCCGCCCGTGCCGCCCGGGCTGTGCCACCTGTGAGGACGACACGCCCTGCCTGATCCAGGAGGACCAGGTGCTGCGGGCAGCGGTGCTGTCGTGCCAGGCCTGCTGCATGCTGGCCATCTTCCTCAGCATGCTCGTGTCCTACCACTTCCGACGGAGCAAG AGGATCCGGACATCAGGAATCATCCTGCTGGAGACCATCCTCTTCGGGTCCCTCCTCCTCTACTTCCCC GTGTTCATCCTGTACTTCAAGCCCAGCATCTTCCGCTGCATCGTCCTGCGCTGGGTGCGGATGCTCGGCTTCGCCATCGTCTACGGCACCATCACCCTCAAGCTCTACAG GGTGCTGAAGGTGTTCCTGTCGCGCACGGCCCAGCGCGCTCCCTACGTGTCGAGCGGGCGGGTGCTGCGCATGCTGGcgcccatcctgctgctggtgctgtggttCCTGGCGGCCTGGACCATCGGCATGCTGGAGAACGCCCGCAAGAACATCCCGCTGGTCGTCCGCGCCCAGACCAGCCGCGGCCTGCGCTTCTCCCTCTGCGGCCACGACTGCTGGGATTACATGATGGTCATCG ccgAGATGCTGTTCCTGCTGTGGGGCAGCTTCCTGTGCTACGCCACTCGTGCCGTGCCCTCGGCCTTCCACGAGCCCCGCTACATGGGCATCGCCCTCCACAACGAGCTCATGGTCTCTGCCACCTTCCACGTGGTCAG GTTCCTGATTGTCCCCTCACTGCACCCGGACTGgactctgctgctcttctttgCTCACACCCACGGCACCATCACCATGACCCTGGCCCTGCTCTTCATTCCCAAG TTCCTGCACACGGGCTCGCCGCTGCGGGAGGAGATCACGGCCGAGGTGTACGAGGACGAGCTGGACATGCGGCGCTCGGGCTCCTGCATGAACAGCAGCATCGCGTCCGCCTGGAGCGAGCACAGTCTCGACCCCGATGACATTCGG GAGGAGCTGAAGAAGCTTTACCGGCAGCTAGAGGTGCACAAGACGTGGCGGATGGCGACCAACAACCCGCACCTGGCCAAGAAGCGCAGCTCCCGCCGCAGCCTCGCCCGCTCCATCCTGCGCCGCAGCGGCGCCGAGCTGGCCGAGAGCGCGTCCCGCCGCAGCAGCGCCGGGGACCGGGACCGGGCGGGGACCCCGTCCCGCCGCAGCTCCTCGGCCAAGCGGCTCGTGGATGCCGCCGGGACGGGCCCGAGGATGCGGGACGAGAGCTCCCGGCGCCGCTCCTCGGCCCTGCGCAAGTCCCGCAGCTCCGAGGGGCCCCCGCGGGAGCCCCGCCGAGGGTCGCGCAGCCCCAGCCCGCCCGAGGAGCCTCCGCCGGCGGCCGCGGCGGACCCGGAGCAGTCCGACAGCGACTCGCTGGACGCCGCCCCGCTCCTGTGCAAATCGGCCAGCGCCCAGAACCTGGCGGGGCACTGGCAGCGACCCCCGGGCCGCGCCCCGCCGCTGCAGAAGTCGCACAGCGTTGTCAGCGGGGCGCGGGAAGCGGCGCTGCTGGCCGCCCGCAGGGCCAGCCGCGAGCAGTGGCACGGCGGCCGCCACCTCTCCGCGCCGGCCCCCGGGGTCGCCAGCGGCACCGCGACACCGCCGAGCCCCGCCGAGAGGGGCCCGCAGGAGGacgcggccccgccgggcgaCGCCAAGGGACACAAGCATGTCACCTACGCGCCCATCAAGAGCGTCAGCGTTGACAGCGCCCACCCGGCCAGGAAGGTGCGGGTGACCGTGAAGAAAACGCCCCCTGCGCCCCCCGTCCGCTACCAGAGCCTGCAGCGCTCGGGGACGCTCGGGGACGGCCCGGAGCCACCCCCGGGCCCCCCGGCACGGGCGGGAGAGgcgcaggggacagcagggcccgACCCGGAGCGCGCGTCCCCCCCGGCAGGGACGGGCAGGCCGCTGGCCCCGAGCGCCAGCGCGGCACACGtctgtccctgggagctggtgcaggaCGAGATCCTGGGCAGGAAACAAAAAGCGGCCGAGGCGGCCGAGTCGGGGACCCCCGGTGACGCAGCGGCCGCCACCCCCGGCCCCAAGCCGCCCCCCACGAAGAGTTTCCGGAGCCTGGGACTCGCCATCAAAGCCCTCAACCGCTCCAGGGGGAAGAGCGTCCCGAAAGGGAAAAGCGAGGGGAGTCTCAGGAAgagggggagcagcaggagggagaagtGCGGCCTGGCAGAGGCCTCGGCCGTGTCCCTCGGGGGCGGCAGCCCCGACGGGAGCGGGCAGAGCCTCGAGGTCCCCGCCCTCCAGCACAACAACAATGCCGCCACCGCCGGGGAAGCCGCGGGCTGGGGCGACAGCGGGACAGGAGGACAACGGGACAGCCCGGCCGCGGCCACAGGCGGTGGGGACAAAGCGGCCGaggagccccgcgctgcccgaGCGAACGCGGGTACCGCTCTGGAGCCACCCAGCGCGGGCCACCAAGGGGCTGAATGTCCCCCGGAGGTGGCACGGGTACAGCCCCGGGAAGGGGACCAGGCTCCGGCAGCGGATCTGCAGGAGGACGTTCCTGGGGTCGCAGCGGAGGAAGGGACCCTTGAGGAGCTCGAGGGGACCAGCGGGTCCTGCCAGCCCcgggaggagcagccccgggaggAGCAGCCGCCTGCGAAGCCCAGCCCGAGCAGCGTGCGGGGGCCGAGGCCGCCCGGCTGGCCCGGAACGCCGGCAGGAAGGGGAGCCTTGCTGCGCCAGGCCGCGATCGCCCCCCGGGAGGACGGAGGGACCCCAGAGAGCCCGGAGAAGGCGCTGGAAGAGGGGAGCGGCCAGGCCGAGCCCGAGCGGGGCCCCGGAaggagcgggagcggggccgggagcgcgCAGGGCGAGCTCAGCGCTGGGGGAACGCGCGGAGATCCCAGCTCCAAAGCCGGAATCTGCCCCGGGAAGGGCGGCAGCGAGGGGGATTCTCAGCGCTCTCCGGGCATGGAAAAACCAGCAGGGCCGCTGAAAGTGGCCTCGGAGCAAGCCgagggcaggagggctgagGTGTGCCCGTGGGAGAGCCGGGAACAGGGAAGGAGTGTCCGAGCCGAAATCTGCccctgggacacagagggggCTCTGCCGGAGCAGGGATCCCCCCGATCTGGAGAAGgtgtggagcagcctgggatggggcTCGCGGGGaaacccccagctctgcccaaacCCTCATCCCAGCGGGCTGGAACCACGCAGAGCAAAAAGGCAAACATCTGTCCCTGGGAGGTGGAGGATGAGCCGCGCCCAAAGCCAGAGATCTGCCCCTGGGAAGAGGCTGCGGCTCCCTCGGGGAAGGAGAGGTTGAGGCAGGACACGCGTGGCACCcccaaaggggaagaaaaagtgGGATCCGGAGCaccagaaaaaggaaagcagccCCCAGCCAAACCCCTGCCCAAATTTCCTTCAGGGAGATCCCAGAGCTTGGAGAAGGCAGAGATCTGTCCCTGGGAGTCTCAGGGCTCTAAATCCAGTGACAAAGCTGAAATCTGTCCCTGGGAG TCTCAGGACTCTAAATGCAGTGACAAAGCTGAAATCTGTCCCTGGGAGGTTGAATCCAGCGGCAGAGCCGGGATCTGTCCCTGGGAAGCGGCCGagcctccctgccagcagccaaaGGCACAGCCGGTCCCTGCTGGGGGCCCCAAGCGCATCAGGCGCCAGGCGGCGCTGGGCAGCCCCGAGAGGCCccgggacagcagagacagagcGTCCGTCTGTCCTGGGGAGAGCCTGGACACACCACAGCCTCCGGCCAAACCCCAAAGTGGGagctcagcactgcccagagcccctgcagggaaATCCCCGAGCTCAGAGAAGGCAGAGATCTGCCCTTGGGAGTCTCAGGGCTCTAAATGCAGTGACAAAGCTGAAATCTGTCCCTGGGAGTCTCAGGGCTCTAAATCCAGTGACAAAGCTGAAATCTGTCCCTGGGAGGTGGCTGAACCtcagct GGAgaagggaacagccccaggtaAGGAGAAACTCCCACCAAGAGAAGCCTCCAAAGCCGTGGAGAAGGGAAGAGAGTCCATCTGTCCTTGGGAAAGCCAAGAtgtggagcagccccaggccaaaccccaaactgggagcTCAGCACTGCCCAAAGCCCCTTCAGGGAAATCCCAGAGCTCAGAGAAGGCAGAGATCTGTCCCTGGGAGACTGAATCcagcagcaaagctgaaatcTGTCCCTGGGAGGCAGCTGAACctcagctggagaagggaacagccccaggtaAGGAGAAACTCCCACCAAAAGAAGCCTCCAAAGCCGTGGAgaaggggagcagagcccgagaGTCCATCTGTCCATGGGAGAGCCTGGACACAGAGGAGCTGTCCCTGAAatctgcagcagggaaggagccatCCAAGAAATCCAGCAGCACGGAGAGCAGGAAATCTGCAATTTGcccctgggaagcagcagagcccatTGGGttggaggaggagatgtcccAGGCAGGTGTGCAGCCACAGGGAGCGCAGAGAGgttcccctgcagggatgggacagccggGAGCCAGCGCTGTGTCTCCAACACTTGTGGAAAAATGCAGGGGCAGATCCCAGGGGGAAGgcgagcacaagcccctgtgccggctcctgcccagcatgcagcacccagggctgggcagcagctccagccccggcGCCGGCCTGGCCGAGGTTTGTCCTTGGGACGCTGGAgaggctccagcagcacctgccaggcccaggctgggcatgaGGAAAAGCTCTGAGGTGTGGGAGGAGGAGAGCACGGAGCCCTCCCAGACCCgccccgggcagggcagagcccgggatggggatggggagtgA
- the GPR179 gene encoding putative G-protein coupled receptor 179 isoform X13 translates to MGPCRWPLLWGLHAVLVLAAGQRPQERPPRPAGWSPAPSSSWAPTAEPGAPGDGEGSAAALAFLRTGDAERLARANCSGGVAAGAPGPGPPPALRAALRAAPEALAHAANFLNMLFQTNDIREASVAEDVEWYQALVRSLAEGHPWVRRAVLALDAHPLAPKPRLMLQATRGDGQILLQDVSSAAPSLGNLSWDNEWFNALKSQRVPALRKRVLSNDLRSLETPKWQRGDSYVGDPGHVRWSPPFLECREGRFLPTWAVTLSSAFYGLKPDLSPEFKGVVRVDVELRDVAIDQCSSGPGWFSDTHRCDPNSTQCVPQESRGFVLGRYLCRCKPGFYGTDGVASSAWAGVAGTDGGSRLGCRPCRPGCATCEDDTPCLIQEDQVLRAAVLSCQACCMLAIFLSMLVSYHFRRSKRIRTSGIILLETILFGSLLLYFPVFILYFKPSIFRCIVLRWVRMLGFAIVYGTITLKLYRVLKVFLSRTAQRAPYVSSGRVLRMLAPILLLVLWFLAAWTIGMLENARKNIPLVVRAQTSRGLRFSLCGHDCWDYMMVIAEMLFLLWGSFLCYATRAVPSAFHEPRYMGIALHNELMVSATFHVVRFLIVPSLHPDWTLLLFFAHTHGTITMTLALLFIPKFLHTGSPLREEITAEVYEDELDMRRSGSCMNSSIASAWSEHSLDPDDIREELKKLYRQLEVHKTWRMATNNPHLAKKRSSRRSLARSILRRSGAELAESASRRSSAGDRDRAGTPSRRSSSAKRLVDAAGTGPRMRDESSRRRSSALRKSRSSEGPPREPRRGSRSPSPPEEPPPAAAADPEQSDSDSLDAAPLLCKSASAQNLAGHWQRPPGRAPPLQKSHSVVSGAREAALLAARRASREQWHGGRHLSAPAPGVASGTATPPSPAERGPQEDAAPPGDAKGHKHVTYAPIKSVSVDSAHPARKVRVTVKKTPPAPPVRYQSLQRSGTLGDGPEPPPGPPARAGEAQGTAGPDPERASPPAGTGRPLAPSASAAHVCPWELVQDEILGRKQKAAEAAESGTPGDAAAATPGPKPPPTKSFRSLGLAIKALNRSRGKSVPKGKSEGSLRKRGSSRREKCGLAEASAVSLGGGSPDGSGQSLEVPALQHNNNAATAGEAAGWGDSGTGGQRDSPAAATGGGDKAAEEPRAARANAGTALEPPSAGHQGAECPPEVARVQPREGDQAPAADLQEDVPGVAAEEGTLEELEGTSGSCQPREEQPREEQPPAKPSPSSVRGPRPPGWPGTPAGRGALLRQAAIAPREDGGTPESPEKALEEGSGQAEPERGPGRSGSGAGSAQGELSAGGTRGDPSSKAGICPGKGGSEGDSQRSPGMEKPAGPLKVASEQAEGRRAEVCPWESREQGRSVRAEICPWDTEGALPEQGSPRSGEGVEQPGMGLAGKPPALPKPSSQRAGTTQSKKANICPWEVEDEPRPKPEICPWEEAAAPSGKERLRQDTRGTPKGEEKVGSGAPEKGKQPPAKPLPKFPSGRSQSLEKAEICPWESQGSKSSDKAEICPWESQDSKCSDKAEICPWEAAEPQLEKGTAPGKEKLPPKEASKAVEKGSRARESICPWESLDTEELSLKSAAGKEPSKKSSSTESRKSAICPWEAAEPIGLEEEMSQAGVQPQGAQRGSPAGMGQPGASAVSPTLVEKCRGRSQGEGEHKPLCRLLPSMQHPGLGSSSSPGAGLAEVCPWDAGEAPAAPARPRLGMRKSSEVWEEESTEPSQTRPGQGRARDGDGE, encoded by the exons ATGGGGCCGTGCCGGTGGCCGCTGCTCTGGGGCTTGCACGCCGTGCTGGTGCTCGCGGCGGGGCAGCGCCCGCAGGAGAGACCCCCGCGCCCGGCGGGATGGTCCCCGGCCCCCTCATCGTCGTGGGCGCCCACCGCGGAGCCGGGAGCGCCGGGGGACGGCGAGGGCTCGGCGGCAGCGCTGGCGTTCCTGCGCACGGGcgatgccgagcgcctggcccGGGCCAACTGCAGCGGGGGTGTCGCGGCGGGGGCCCCCGGGCCCGGGCCCCCCCCGGCGCTGCGGGCGGCCCTGCGAGCCGCCCCCGAGGCGCTGGCCCACGCCGCCAACTTCCTCAACATGCTCTTCCAGACCAACGACATCCGCGAGGCCAGCGTGGCCGAGGACGTGGAGTGGTACCAGGCGCTGGTCCGCAGCCTGGCCGAGGGGCACCCGTGGGTGCGCAGGGCGGTGCTGGCCCTCGACGCCCACCCGCTGGCCCCCAAGCCGCGGCTGATGCTGCAGGCCACCAGGGGGGACGGGCAGATCCTGCTGCAGGACGTGTCCAGCGCCGCTCCCAGCCTGGGCAACCTCAGCTGGGACAACGAGTGGTTCAACGCCCTCAAGTCGCAGCGGGTGCCGGCGCTCCGCAAGCGGGTGCTCAGCAATGACCTGCGCAGCCTGGAGACGCCCAAGTGGCAGCGGGGGGACAGCTACGTGGGGGACCCGGGCCATGTGCGCTGGTCCCCGCCGTTCCTGGAGTGCCGCGAGGGCCGCTTCCTGCCCACCTGGGCCGTCACGCTCTCCTCCGCCTTCTACGGGCTCAAGCCCGACCTCAGCCCCGAGTTCAA GGGGGTCGTGCGGGTGGACGTGGAGCTGCGGGACGTGGCCATCGACCAGTGCTCCAGCGGGCCGGGCTGGTTCTCGGACACGCATCGCTGTGACCCCAACAGCACCCAG TGTGTCCCCCAGGAGAGCCGCGGCTTCGTCCTCGGGAGGTACCTGTGCAGGTGCAAGCCGGGTTTCTATGGGACTGATGgagtggccagcagtgcctgggcag gtgtggcAGGGACAGACGGGGGGTCCCGGCTGGGGTGCCGCCCGTGCCGCCCGGGCTGTGCCACCTGTGAGGACGACACGCCCTGCCTGATCCAGGAGGACCAGGTGCTGCGGGCAGCGGTGCTGTCGTGCCAGGCCTGCTGCATGCTGGCCATCTTCCTCAGCATGCTCGTGTCCTACCACTTCCGACGGAGCAAG AGGATCCGGACATCAGGAATCATCCTGCTGGAGACCATCCTCTTCGGGTCCCTCCTCCTCTACTTCCCC GTGTTCATCCTGTACTTCAAGCCCAGCATCTTCCGCTGCATCGTCCTGCGCTGGGTGCGGATGCTCGGCTTCGCCATCGTCTACGGCACCATCACCCTCAAGCTCTACAG GGTGCTGAAGGTGTTCCTGTCGCGCACGGCCCAGCGCGCTCCCTACGTGTCGAGCGGGCGGGTGCTGCGCATGCTGGcgcccatcctgctgctggtgctgtggttCCTGGCGGCCTGGACCATCGGCATGCTGGAGAACGCCCGCAAGAACATCCCGCTGGTCGTCCGCGCCCAGACCAGCCGCGGCCTGCGCTTCTCCCTCTGCGGCCACGACTGCTGGGATTACATGATGGTCATCG ccgAGATGCTGTTCCTGCTGTGGGGCAGCTTCCTGTGCTACGCCACTCGTGCCGTGCCCTCGGCCTTCCACGAGCCCCGCTACATGGGCATCGCCCTCCACAACGAGCTCATGGTCTCTGCCACCTTCCACGTGGTCAG GTTCCTGATTGTCCCCTCACTGCACCCGGACTGgactctgctgctcttctttgCTCACACCCACGGCACCATCACCATGACCCTGGCCCTGCTCTTCATTCCCAAG TTCCTGCACACGGGCTCGCCGCTGCGGGAGGAGATCACGGCCGAGGTGTACGAGGACGAGCTGGACATGCGGCGCTCGGGCTCCTGCATGAACAGCAGCATCGCGTCCGCCTGGAGCGAGCACAGTCTCGACCCCGATGACATTCGG GAGGAGCTGAAGAAGCTTTACCGGCAGCTAGAGGTGCACAAGACGTGGCGGATGGCGACCAACAACCCGCACCTGGCCAAGAAGCGCAGCTCCCGCCGCAGCCTCGCCCGCTCCATCCTGCGCCGCAGCGGCGCCGAGCTGGCCGAGAGCGCGTCCCGCCGCAGCAGCGCCGGGGACCGGGACCGGGCGGGGACCCCGTCCCGCCGCAGCTCCTCGGCCAAGCGGCTCGTGGATGCCGCCGGGACGGGCCCGAGGATGCGGGACGAGAGCTCCCGGCGCCGCTCCTCGGCCCTGCGCAAGTCCCGCAGCTCCGAGGGGCCCCCGCGGGAGCCCCGCCGAGGGTCGCGCAGCCCCAGCCCGCCCGAGGAGCCTCCGCCGGCGGCCGCGGCGGACCCGGAGCAGTCCGACAGCGACTCGCTGGACGCCGCCCCGCTCCTGTGCAAATCGGCCAGCGCCCAGAACCTGGCGGGGCACTGGCAGCGACCCCCGGGCCGCGCCCCGCCGCTGCAGAAGTCGCACAGCGTTGTCAGCGGGGCGCGGGAAGCGGCGCTGCTGGCCGCCCGCAGGGCCAGCCGCGAGCAGTGGCACGGCGGCCGCCACCTCTCCGCGCCGGCCCCCGGGGTCGCCAGCGGCACCGCGACACCGCCGAGCCCCGCCGAGAGGGGCCCGCAGGAGGacgcggccccgccgggcgaCGCCAAGGGACACAAGCATGTCACCTACGCGCCCATCAAGAGCGTCAGCGTTGACAGCGCCCACCCGGCCAGGAAGGTGCGGGTGACCGTGAAGAAAACGCCCCCTGCGCCCCCCGTCCGCTACCAGAGCCTGCAGCGCTCGGGGACGCTCGGGGACGGCCCGGAGCCACCCCCGGGCCCCCCGGCACGGGCGGGAGAGgcgcaggggacagcagggcccgACCCGGAGCGCGCGTCCCCCCCGGCAGGGACGGGCAGGCCGCTGGCCCCGAGCGCCAGCGCGGCACACGtctgtccctgggagctggtgcaggaCGAGATCCTGGGCAGGAAACAAAAAGCGGCCGAGGCGGCCGAGTCGGGGACCCCCGGTGACGCAGCGGCCGCCACCCCCGGCCCCAAGCCGCCCCCCACGAAGAGTTTCCGGAGCCTGGGACTCGCCATCAAAGCCCTCAACCGCTCCAGGGGGAAGAGCGTCCCGAAAGGGAAAAGCGAGGGGAGTCTCAGGAAgagggggagcagcaggagggagaagtGCGGCCTGGCAGAGGCCTCGGCCGTGTCCCTCGGGGGCGGCAGCCCCGACGGGAGCGGGCAGAGCCTCGAGGTCCCCGCCCTCCAGCACAACAACAATGCCGCCACCGCCGGGGAAGCCGCGGGCTGGGGCGACAGCGGGACAGGAGGACAACGGGACAGCCCGGCCGCGGCCACAGGCGGTGGGGACAAAGCGGCCGaggagccccgcgctgcccgaGCGAACGCGGGTACCGCTCTGGAGCCACCCAGCGCGGGCCACCAAGGGGCTGAATGTCCCCCGGAGGTGGCACGGGTACAGCCCCGGGAAGGGGACCAGGCTCCGGCAGCGGATCTGCAGGAGGACGTTCCTGGGGTCGCAGCGGAGGAAGGGACCCTTGAGGAGCTCGAGGGGACCAGCGGGTCCTGCCAGCCCcgggaggagcagccccgggaggAGCAGCCGCCTGCGAAGCCCAGCCCGAGCAGCGTGCGGGGGCCGAGGCCGCCCGGCTGGCCCGGAACGCCGGCAGGAAGGGGAGCCTTGCTGCGCCAGGCCGCGATCGCCCCCCGGGAGGACGGAGGGACCCCAGAGAGCCCGGAGAAGGCGCTGGAAGAGGGGAGCGGCCAGGCCGAGCCCGAGCGGGGCCCCGGAaggagcgggagcggggccgggagcgcgCAGGGCGAGCTCAGCGCTGGGGGAACGCGCGGAGATCCCAGCTCCAAAGCCGGAATCTGCCCCGGGAAGGGCGGCAGCGAGGGGGATTCTCAGCGCTCTCCGGGCATGGAAAAACCAGCAGGGCCGCTGAAAGTGGCCTCGGAGCAAGCCgagggcaggagggctgagGTGTGCCCGTGGGAGAGCCGGGAACAGGGAAGGAGTGTCCGAGCCGAAATCTGCccctgggacacagagggggCTCTGCCGGAGCAGGGATCCCCCCGATCTGGAGAAGgtgtggagcagcctgggatggggcTCGCGGGGaaacccccagctctgcccaaacCCTCATCCCAGCGGGCTGGAACCACGCAGAGCAAAAAGGCAAACATCTGTCCCTGGGAGGTGGAGGATGAGCCGCGCCCAAAGCCAGAGATCTGCCCCTGGGAAGAGGCTGCGGCTCCCTCGGGGAAGGAGAGGTTGAGGCAGGACACGCGTGGCACCcccaaaggggaagaaaaagtgGGATCCGGAGCaccagaaaaaggaaagcagccCCCAGCCAAACCCCTGCCCAAATTTCCTTCAGGGAGATCCCAGAGCTTGGAGAAGGCAGAGATCTGTCCCTGGGAGTCTCAGGGCTCTAAATCCAGTGACAAAGCTGAAATCTGTCCCTGGGAG TCTCAGGACTCTAAATGCAGTGACAAAGCTGAAATCTGTCCCTGGGAG GCAGCTGAACctcagctggagaagggaacagccccaggtaAGGAGAAACTCCCACCAAAAGAAGCCTCCAAAGCCGTGGAgaaggggagcagagcccgagaGTCCATCTGTCCATGGGAGAGCCTGGACACAGAGGAGCTGTCCCTGAAatctgcagcagggaaggagccatCCAAGAAATCCAGCAGCACGGAGAGCAGGAAATCTGCAATTTGcccctgggaagcagcagagcccatTGGGttggaggaggagatgtcccAGGCAGGTGTGCAGCCACAGGGAGCGCAGAGAGgttcccctgcagggatgggacagccggGAGCCAGCGCTGTGTCTCCAACACTTGTGGAAAAATGCAGGGGCAGATCCCAGGGGGAAGgcgagcacaagcccctgtgccggctcctgcccagcatgcagcacccagggctgggcagcagctccagccccggcGCCGGCCTGGCCGAGGTTTGTCCTTGGGACGCTGGAgaggctccagcagcacctgccaggcccaggctgggcatgaGGAAAAGCTCTGAGGTGTGGGAGGAGGAGAGCACGGAGCCCTCCCAGACCCgccccgggcagggcagagcccgggatggggatggggagtgA